ATAAACTCCTGAACCTGCAGATACATTCAACGAATTACCTGTTGTACTGCCGGCTAGGGAGAAGTTGCCGCCAGTGAATTCTGAACGGTAGATTCGATACCCAACAACATCGGCACTTCCTGAACTTCCCCAGCTGATTGCATTTCCGTTCACACTAACGCCCGTAGGTGGAGCGGGTGCTCCGTTATCAGCAGGTACGTCACTTGTTGAAGGAATGAGCACGTTACTCCATTTCTCGTTATTCGGAATTAAATATTGGAGGTCGCTATTAGAATAATTGTTTTCTTTCAAGAAATCAGGATTCAAATAGATTCCGCCATTTGTAAACTCAGTAGGAGTACGTTCACCTGCAATGTAGGATTTTCCATTGATGGTGACAGAATTCGTTTGAAGTAGACTATTATCTTGTTTCGTTGGAACATGATTTACATTATAGATATCACTCTTAACAAGACCGAAATCCCCACAAAGTTGTGAAGGAAGATCTCCTGATACCGCACAATAAGAACGTGAGACAATTCCACTTGGTTGAGTAAAGGAAGCAGATGGCTCAACGAGTTCTTGATTAACATCTCCAGCTGCATTCACAAGACGTGACCAGAATTCTACGTTTCTAGCGCTGTATCCGTTTGTCAACGATGCTTCTGTGTCATAGCCCATCCAAGATCCAATCGTCACGTTTGGGTTCGTTGCAACGAACCATGTGTCTCGGTAATTCTGAGAAGTACCTGTTTTACCTGCCCAATCAACGCCCTGATTTTCTAGATAAGTGGAAGCTCCACGGGCTGTCCCGTAATCAAGAACATCGCGCATCATATCAATGGTTAAGTAAGAAGTCTGCGGGCTAAAGACGTCGTTCGTCTTCTCCTTATGCTCGTAAACTACTTCTCCTTCTTTCGTTTCAATCTTCTCAATCATATAACTTTCGACATATTTCCCCATGTTTCCAAAAGTGGCATAGGAATTTACGTTCTGTTCAACAGAAACTTCCTTCGATCCAAGTGCAAGTGAAGGGAGTTGATCGGTTTCGAGCTCGATTCCCATCTTCTCGTAGTATGAACCTGGATTCTGGTTCATAATGTCCATATAGGTTTTGACCGCTGGTACGTTATAAGAGTACGCAAGCGCATTACGAGCGGATGTGAAACCGTGAAATCTTCCGCCGTAGTTGCTTAAACCGCCGTCGCCGTACTCGGGGACAGGGATATCGGCAATTACAGAACCAGGTTGCACAGCTCCGAGTTCAATACCCGGTGCATAAACGAGTGTTGGTTTTGCTGTAGAGCCTGCCGAACGGAAAGCTTGTGTTGCATGGTTTAGTTGCTGTCGGTTGAAATCTCTTCCGCCAGTGAAACTAATGATTTTACCTGTGCGATTCTCAATCATCATACTTCCTGCTTCAACTGGTTGTGGCTCATCATAGGCTTCACCAGTTGTTGGGTTAATGGTGTTAGCAGGTCCGTAATTGTTGTAATTAGCTACGACTTCTTGATGCTTTTCATAGATTTCTTTATTAATAGTAGAGTGGATGATGTACCCATCATTCCGTAAACTATGTTCAGCCAAGTCCCTGTATTGAGC
This genomic interval from Pontibacillus halophilus JSM 076056 = DSM 19796 contains the following:
- a CDS encoding transglycosylase domain-containing protein, with product MKNNRTNESDSSPFVRWWKSGKIQKVSRITYDVVWNFILFFLIIGVVGAFFAVGLGAGYFASLVKDEPIRSHASMEQDIYNYEETSELYFAGEQFLGKVRSDLYREGVTLDDISTYAKDAVISTEDEYFDTHNGVVPKAILRAIFQEVSNSSSQSGGSTLTQQLIKNQILTNEVSFERKAKEILLALRLENFFQKDEILEAYLNVVPFGRNASGRNIAGVETAAQGIFGVTAKELNLPQSAFIAGLPQAPSVYTPFTNSGELKSEEQLEPGLSKMELVLERMLEAETISKQEYKDALSYDLVADFTNAQPSSIEKYPFLTQELQERSKDIIASQLANEDGYSEKDLNENDDLYAQYRDLAEHSLRNDGYIIHSTINKEIYEKHQEVVANYNNYGPANTINPTTGEAYDEPQPVEAGSMMIENRTGKIISFTGGRDFNRQQLNHATQAFRSAGSTAKPTLVYAPGIELGAVQPGSVIADIPVPEYGDGGLSNYGGRFHGFTSARNALAYSYNVPAVKTYMDIMNQNPGSYYEKMGIELETDQLPSLALGSKEVSVEQNVNSYATFGNMGKYVESYMIEKIETKEGEVVYEHKEKTNDVFSPQTSYLTIDMMRDVLDYGTARGASTYLENQGVDWAGKTGTSQNYRDTWFVATNPNVTIGSWMGYDTEASLTNGYSARNVEFWSRLVNAAGDVNQELVEPSASFTQPSGIVSRSYCAVSGDLPSQLCGDFGLVKSDIYNVNHVPTKQDNSLLQTNSVTINGKSYIAGERTPTEFTNGGIYLNPDFLKENNYSNSDLQYLIPNNEKWSNVLIPSTSDVPADNGAPAPPTGVSVNGNAISWGSSGSADVVGYRIYRSEFTGGNFSLAGSTTGNSLNVSAGSGVYMVRAVDYYGNESSASNQASLGNVTKPTPEEPKNKEDNEGDNPINDNTEEPPEDPPEEEEPPEDEEPPEDEEPPEEPNEDNNGNENGNDGNNGSNSGNGSNNNNSGNNSSGNEGNSRSGQGDENNNKKQDND